The proteins below come from a single Minwuia thermotolerans genomic window:
- a CDS encoding CaiB/BaiF CoA transferase family protein, protein MGILDGLKVIDAASFIAGPSAATLLGDFGADVIKVEPPGGDGYRRLLGLPGFPTADVDYHWQLDNRNKLGLALDLRDDADRQVFLDLAAQADVLVVNHPLPVRRKLGIAWGDLRGLNPGLIYASLTGFGETGPEADSPGFDLSTYWARSGLMDQVRPDMDGPPAPSVAGQGDHPTGVALFGAIMLALYERQSTGRGREVQSSLIANGLWSNACLAQAALAGGDIPRRRPRHAPFSALVNTYRARDRKWFIVSALEPERDWQRLLRVIEHPGLADDPRFSAIEGRRENAAALTTLLDDIFLERDWPDWRARFEAERLSVGPVYSPQDAVADAQARPSAAVRRTADGALMAEVIDSPLWLEGEAKRPAGRAPATDEHGKLIRSALKDGRSPWRP, encoded by the coding sequence ATGGGCATTCTGGACGGGCTGAAGGTCATCGACGCGGCGAGCTTCATCGCCGGGCCGTCCGCAGCGACGCTGCTGGGCGATTTCGGGGCCGACGTCATCAAGGTGGAACCGCCGGGGGGTGACGGCTACCGCCGTCTGCTGGGCCTGCCGGGCTTTCCGACGGCGGACGTCGACTATCACTGGCAGCTCGACAACCGCAACAAGCTGGGTCTGGCGCTCGATCTGCGCGACGACGCCGACCGGCAGGTCTTCCTCGACCTGGCGGCGCAGGCCGACGTTCTGGTGGTCAACCATCCCCTGCCGGTGCGGCGGAAGCTCGGTATTGCCTGGGGCGACCTGCGCGGGCTCAATCCGGGCCTGATATACGCCTCGCTGACCGGCTTCGGGGAGACCGGACCCGAGGCCGACAGTCCGGGCTTCGACCTCTCCACCTACTGGGCGCGTTCGGGGCTGATGGACCAGGTCCGCCCCGACATGGACGGACCGCCCGCGCCCTCGGTCGCGGGTCAGGGAGATCATCCGACCGGGGTGGCGCTGTTCGGTGCGATCATGCTGGCGCTGTACGAGCGACAGTCCACGGGACGGGGCCGCGAGGTGCAGTCCTCGCTGATCGCCAACGGCCTGTGGTCCAACGCCTGCCTGGCCCAGGCGGCGCTGGCGGGCGGCGACATTCCGCGGCGCCGGCCGCGCCACGCGCCCTTCTCGGCGCTGGTGAACACCTACCGCGCCCGCGACCGCAAGTGGTTCATTGTCAGTGCGCTGGAGCCGGAACGCGACTGGCAGCGCCTGCTCCGAGTGATCGAGCATCCGGGACTTGCGGACGATCCGCGATTTTCCGCCATAGAGGGGAGGCGCGAGAACGCGGCGGCGCTGACGACGCTGCTGGACGACATCTTCCTTGAGCGCGACTGGCCCGACTGGCGCGCCCGCTTCGAGGCTGAACGCCTGTCCGTCGGGCCGGTCTACTCGCCGCAGGACGCGGTGGCCGACGCGCAGGCCCGGCCCTCGGCGGCGGTGCGCCGCACGGCTGACGGGGCGTTGATGGCGGAGGTCATCGACAGCCCGCTCTGGCTGGAGGGAGAAGCGAAGCGGCCCGCCGGACGGGCGCCGGCGACCGACGAGCATGGGAAACTGATCCGCTCGGCGCTGAAGGACGGCCGTTCGCCGTGGCGGCCCTGA